Proteins from a genomic interval of Treponema brennaborense DSM 12168:
- a CDS encoding OmpH family outer membrane protein, producing MKNKYVVCALVCCAVFCAAGGAQQITKFGVVDTARVYESYFRETGPVRNYEAKRAEFQAEINKQTEALRDLQSKKAEYRKNGNESAALKLEAEITTKTDILNEYTNAKNIELESLKRSLKTSDDFYRRLYATLERIAEAGGYSMILSLQESNAILWYSPTVDVTDEVISALGL from the coding sequence ATGAAGAATAAGTACGTTGTGTGTGCGCTGGTTTGCTGCGCCGTGTTCTGCGCCGCGGGAGGCGCTCAGCAGATTACGAAATTCGGCGTCGTGGATACGGCGCGCGTGTATGAATCCTATTTCCGCGAAACCGGACCGGTTCGTAATTACGAAGCCAAACGCGCCGAATTTCAGGCTGAAATCAACAAGCAGACGGAGGCGCTGCGCGATCTGCAGTCGAAGAAGGCCGAATACCGCAAAAACGGCAACGAGTCCGCTGCCTTGAAGCTTGAAGCCGAAATTACGACTAAAACCGATATACTGAACGAATATACGAACGCGAAAAATATCGAACTGGAATCACTGAAACGGTCTTTGAAAACGTCCGACGATTTTTACCGGCGGCTGTACGCGACGCTTGAGCGGATTGCCGAAGCCGGCGGTTACAGCATGATTTTGAGTTTGCAGGAATCGAACGCGATTTTGTGGTACAGCCCGACGGTGGATGTTACCGACGAAGTTATCAGCGCGCTGGGATTGTAG